The genomic window TCCGACACGCGGAACGCGCCAACTGAGCTTGCGGCCCCCTTCAGCCGATGTGCGGCCGCGCCGGCGCGGCTGGTTTCTCCGCTGGCAATGTCCTGAAGGCATGCGCGCGCCTGGCGCGCAAACATCTGAAGGACTTCGATTTCCAAAGTCTTGTCGCCCATCGTCTGTTTTGCGAGATGGACCAGATCGATCGGCCGGGCCTTGGAGGGACAGGGTCCCTTTCCATTGTCCGGCGCCTCGAATACGATACTCAATGCTGCCATGTCCCAATCTCCGTCGCTCATCACCCGCACTTGCAACAGTTCTGCGACGACAGGGTGGCCATCCCGTTAAATTCCGGCACACCGCGGGCGGAAATCTCACTATATGGTTAATATCGGTTAAACATCCCTAAATTATTGGTTTTTAAGCACCTCCCTGGATTCAAAGATGTTAACAACAGGTTAACGCGCGATGAATCTCAAGCCTTCATTAATTGTGCGAAGAGCCCAGATGTGTCACTACGATACTGGTGGGGCGGGTTTATGGTACGCGCCTTTGCCGAGCGAGTGGATAATGGTAGTGTTTTGATACCTTCCGTTTGAAAAAGCGGCTATCTACTCTGAAATGACATGCTTATCCGTCCTCGTTGGGATGGAGGGCTGGAACGGCAAAGTTGTTCCCGGGTGAGGCGGAAGTCCGGGATGCGTCGCCGACTGGCTGACAGTAACGAGGCATACGAATGGCGAACAACAAATATAATGAGTCAATCGAGGACAAAGCGTTCAAGGCATTGGACGAAGCGCTCCAGATCGACTTCGGCAAGGAAACCGTGCCGTCTCGCCGCGGCAGCGCGCCTGAGGCCCCGGAGGCTAATGTGTCTGACCCATCGAATGCGCGTAACCAGCAGGCCCAGGAAGAAGCGCAGCGCCGCAACCGCCGCAGCGCCACGGGCGAGCAAGCCTCCAGAGCTCCGGCCTTCGCACCGGCCAACGATGCCAGCCGCAATACACCAGCTTCGATCCTGAAATCCTTCGACGGCGCCTCCAGCCGCTCGGCGGTGCGCACCGCCACCCTGTTCTCCGTACTTTGGGTCATGGCCGGCCTCGGCCTGATGTCGCTGCTTTATTCGCCGCATATCTGGCAGATCCGTTCGGTCGCAGATCTCGTCGCCCTGCCCGGCGTCATCGCCGGCCTCGTCGGCATCATCATTCCCGTGATGATGTTCTACGCCTTCGCCATCATGATCTCTCGCGCCCAGGATATGCGCAACGCCGCCCGCTCCATGGCGGAGGTGGCACTGCGCCTTGCCGAGCCTGAGACCATCGCCTCCGAGCGCATCATGACCGTCGGCCAGGCCGTGCGCCGCGAAGTTTCGGCCATGAACGAAGGCATCGAGCGCACCATCGCGCGCGCCTCCGAGCTGGAAACGCTCGTCCATTCCGAGGTCAACGCGCTCGAACGCTCCTATGCCGATAACGAGCTGCGCGTGCGCGGCCTCGTCCACGAACTCGGCTCCGAGCGCGAAGCGATCGTCAACCATGCCGACCGCATCCGCACCTCGATCGGCAGTGTCCACGATCAGTTGAAGGAAGAGCTGTCGCTCGCGACCGAAGAAATCGCGGTGCGGCTCGCCACGTCAGGCGAAGCCTTTGCCTCGCTCATCGATACGCGCGCAGCGACGATCCTGGAAAAGTCCGACAACGCCCTGCAGTCAATGGGCAGCCTGCTCGCCGCCAAGACCGACAGCCTGCTCCAGACGCTGAACGCATCCGGCTTTGCGCTTGCCACCGAATTTGACAACCGCCTCGAAGCGCTCTCGGTCAATCTCAACGAACATGGCGAAAGGCTGCTCAGCCAGTTCGAGACACGCGCCTCGACGATGGACAGCAGCACCGAAAAGCTGAATGCGGCGCTGAACGAGCGCACGCACCAGCTCAACGAGATCCTGATCTCCCGCACCCGCGAGATAAACGAGAGCCTGACATCTGGCGAACGCACCATCGGCGGCACTCTCGACGACGTGCTGTCGAAGCTCAACAGCGCGCTTGACGAAAAGGGCGCAAGCTTCCGCCAGAGCTTGCAGTCTACCGCCGACGACGCCGTCATGGATCTCGACGTGCGTTCCGGCTTCTTCGAAGAGCGGCTGCAGACGACAGTCGCACAGCTGTCTACCGCCTTCGACGAACGCGTCGCCGAATTCACCAGCGCCTTCGACAAGCGCACCGGCTCGCTCGACACCAAGCTGATGGAAAGCCTGGCACGCATCAACGAAACGCTGACTGGCGGCTCGGATTCGATCGACGGCATCCTGAGCTCCGGCATCGACCGTCTCGGCTCGTCGATGACCGATCATTCGCTGACGCTTGCGACCGCGCTTGCCACCAGCCATGAAGTGCTGGAAAGCACGCTCGGCGCCCGGGCGGAAGAAATCACCACCGCCCTCACCAGCCGCACCGGCGAACTGACCACGGCGCTGGAAAACGCCACCTCGGATATCGCGCAGGCGCTTACGGCGGGCAGCTCCGAGCTGCAGAGCAATCTTCAGGCCCGCTCGGCCGAATTCCGCGATACGCTGCGCACCACCACGACCGATCTGACGAGCGCCGTTGCCGCCGGCACCGAACAGGTAACGTCTGCATTCGGCGGCCGCGCCGAGGAGTTGAGCAGCGTCCTTGCGGCACGCGCAGCCGAAATTACCGAGGCGGTCAGCACGGCGCACAGCCGCATCGACAGCGTAATGGCAGAGCGCGGCGGCGCGCTCGTCGATGCGCTGACCACCCATCACGGCCGCTTCGAAGAAGCGCTGACGACCCGCTCCGACGCCATCATCAACGCCGTGTCCGGCACCCATGACCGCCTTGCCGAAACGCTTGATGAAAAGGCGATGGCGCTTGCCATTTCGCTCAACGAGAGCCAGGCCCGCATCGAGGATACGCTGCAATCCCGCTCCGAGGCGCTGCTCAGCGCCGTCTCCGGCACGCATGACCGTCTCTCCGAGACGCTGGACGAGAAGGCGATGGCGCTCGCCATCTCCTTGAATGAAAATCAGAGCCGTATCGAGGATACGCTCGAGACCCGCTCCGCGGCCTTCCTCAACGCCGTCTCCGGCACCCACGACCGCCTGTCGGAAACGCTCGACAGCAAGGCATCTGCCCTCACGACGTCGCTCGACGAACGCCATGCGCGTATCGAAGATGCGCTCGGAACCCGCGCCGAAGCGCTGCTGAACACCATTTCCGGCACACGCGACCGCCTTGCCGAAACGCTCGACGAGAAAGCAATGGCCCTCGCCATTTCCCTGAGCGAGAGCCAGGCACGTATCGAGGATACGCTGGAAACCCGTTCGTCTGCTCTGCTGAACGCTGTCTCCGGCACGCATGAGCGCCTGTCCGAGACGCTGGATGAGAAGGCGATGGCGCTTGCTATCTCGCTCAATGAGAGCCAGTCGCGCATCGAAGATACGCTCGAATCCGGCTCCGAATCCTTCCTCAAGGCCGTCTCCGGCACGCATGACCGTCTCGCGGAAACTCTGGACACGAAGGCATCGGAGATCGCCGCCTCACTGAACGAGGGCCACAGCCGCCTGCAGGACACGCTGGAGACCCGTTCGGAGTCCTTCCTCAACGCGGTCTCGGCCACTCACGACCGCCTGTCCGAAACGCTCGACGATCGCGCGATGGCGCTTGCCATTTCGCTGAACGAAAGCCAGAGCCGTCTCGAGGAGACGCTGACGACAGGCGCCGATGCGATCACCAATGCCGTCTCCGGCACGCATGAACGCCTGAACGGCGTGCTCGACCAGAAGGCCAATGCGCTTGCCGCTTCGCTGAACGAAGGTCAGGCCCGCCTCGAGGAATCGCTGGGGCACCGCACCGCCGCGATCGTCAGCACCGTTGCCGCAAGCCACGACCGCCTCACCGATGCGCTCGACGAAAAGACCATGGCGCTCGCCATTTCGCTCGACGACAACCAGAGCCGCTTCGACAGCGCTCTGGAAGCCCGCAGCAATTCCATGATGGAAGCCGTCGCCAACGCTGAGACACGCGTCGCCGGCGCCTTCGCCGACAAGACCGACGCGATCCGCAACGCCTATACCGACAACCAGCAGCGGCTGGAAAACGCACTCTCCGAGCATAGCGCGTCTCTCGCCGGTGCACTCGACGCCGGCAGCGCACGTTTCGAGGATATCATCGGCGGCCTGACCGGCCGCATCGAAGGCCGCCTGACCGATGCCCACGCGCGTCTCGGAGGCCTTGCCGACGAGGCCGCGGCACGCATCGAGGGTGGGCTTGCCTCCGCCCATGAACGCATCCGCACGACGCTCGACGAGCGCACCAACGCTATCGACCTGACGCTCAACCAGGCCCATGCGCTGATCAGCGATACGCTCTCCGAGCAGGCGACCAGCATCGGCACATCGGTAGCGACCAGCGTCAGCATGCTCGAGATGTCGCTTGAGGAACGCGAGGCTGCGATCCGCCAGGCCATCGATGCCAGCGCGCAAACGTTGGAAGACCGCATGCATGCGGGCGCCGGCCAGATCGCCGGCCGCTTCCAGGAGGCGGCAAACGCGATCTCGGCTTCCACCCAGAGCTTCTCCGCTCATCTCGACCAATCGGTTGAAAGCCTGACCGGCCGTTTCGAAGAAACTGGATCGCGGGTGGAATCCGGCCTCGCGGCGATCGAGAACCGCATCCGTGACGGCGTCGGCGGCGTTGCCGAAAAGGTCGAAGCGGCAAGCGGTCAGCTCTCCGGCGTGCTTTCCGACGGCATCTCCCGTCTCGGCGCGCTGAGCGACGACGCCAGTCGGCGCCTGTCGGCCACGCTCGAAGGCAGTGCCGCGACCCTCACCCAGGCGATCGACAGCCGTACCGCAAATCTGGCCGAAACGCTGGACAGCCGCACCACGAACCTGACGGGCGCCATAGAAGGCCGCACGGCAAACCTCGGCGAAACCCTCGACCGCGGCAATGCACGCATCGAAGAACGCCTCTCCACCATGGATCGCGCCTTGACCGTCGGTCTCGATGCGGTCAATCGCACCATCGAAGGCAAGGCCGCCGGTCTCGCCTCGACGCTGCGCAGCGCCGTTGCCGAAGCGGCCCAGGGAATGGAAGGCGAAGCGACGAGGACCACCGAACTGCTCGGCAAGACCGGCCAGCAATTCGCCGAGGACCTGAACGCCAAGAGCGACGAATTCACCCGCACCATGGATGAGCGCTCCTCGCAGATCGTCACCCGGGTTGCGGAAGCCCAGAACAGGCTGGCAAGCCAGGCCGCTGCCGTCGCGCAGACCTTCTCGGAAGCCGGCAACGCCATCGTTAACAAGGTCGCCGAGGCCGAAACCATCGTCGGCACCCAGGTCAATGCCATCTCCAAGGCGCTGTCGGATGCCGGCCAGTCGCTGGAAGCCCGCGGCAATGCCATCCGCACGACGCTCTCGGGCGCCGGCAGCGAAATTTCCGCCACCATGGCCGATGTCGACAGGGCGCTCGAAGCCCGCAGCAACGCCATCCGCGCCAATCTCGAAGAGCGTGCCCGCGAGATCGATACGACCTTCTCCGACATCGACCGGGCGCTTGAAGCGCGCGGCAATTCGATCCGCTCGACGCTTGAGGAGCGCACCCGCGACCTCAACTCGATGCTATCAGGCCGCTCGGTCGAACTGACGCGCATCCTCGACGAGACCGCCCGCCCGCTCATCGACCGCTACACAGATGCCGGCGAGCAGGCCGCCGCCCGCATCACAGCGGCCGCTAACCTCAGTGCAGATCGTTTGCGTGCTGAAAACGAAGCACTCGCCAGCGCCGTTGCCGCCCGTACCGAAAATGTCGCCAATGCCGTCAGCGCCATCGAAAACAGCCTGGTCGCCAACGTCAACGGCCTGGTCGAGCGCATGTCGGAAAGCAGTGCGGCGATGGCGATGATGATGAACCGCGCCGCCGAGCAGCTGACAAGCGTCGACGGCCGTCTCGGCGAGACCACCACGCGCTTTGCCGACTCCGCCACCAAGGCCGCCGAAATGGTCTCGGCCTCAACAAGGCTTCTCGAAGGCAAGGTCGATCGCCTTTCCGACATTTCCGGCCAGACGCTGTCCCAGGTCGGCGGTATCATCGGCCGCTTCGACGAGCACTCCAAGGTCCTGACCCAGGCCTCGCAGCTGCTCGGAGCCGCCCAGTCCAATCTCGCCTCGACGCTCGAAGAGCGCGAGAGCGCGCTGCAGACCCTTTCGGTCGGCCTCGTCCAGCGCTCTGCCGAGATCGAAAGGACCATGCAGGGCCTCGGCGCCATGATCGAGACCGTGTTCGAGCGGGCAGAGCAACGCTCCAACCAGGTCACCGGCAATCTGCGCCAGGGCGTGCAATCCTCCTTCGCCGATATCGGCCGCATTCTCACCGAAACCGAGAAGCGTGCACAGGAAGCGGCAGAGACGATGCGCGAGGCGATCACCCGCGCCGGCGACGAGGCCAATACGACGATCGACGGCACCTTCGCCAATGTCGAACGCCGTTCCGGCGATCTTTCCAATCGCATTCGCGGCGGTCTTACCGCCTC from Rhizobium sp. Pop5 includes these protein-coding regions:
- a CDS encoding Hpt domain-containing protein — encoded protein: MAALSIVFEAPDNGKGPCPSKARPIDLVHLAKQTMGDKTLEIEVLQMFARQARACLQDIASGETSRAGAAAHRLKGAASSVGAFRVSETAEAIEENGTDAGTMAALGAAVIDAENFILKLCRG